In Acinonyx jubatus isolate Ajub_Pintada_27869175 chromosome A3, VMU_Ajub_asm_v1.0, whole genome shotgun sequence, a genomic segment contains:
- the ADGRF3 gene encoding adhesion G-protein coupled receptor F3 isoform X3, whose protein sequence is MTQASPRVAWGRRCPWKKCGVSPLSEVSPRALFQGQSQAGGESGQQLNQKSGAGESVLVSVYVQLDFSNQTWPLTLSRILTPPFASAFSPPATLAGLGLTTECNVHHDGRTYCACLPGCQWNASVCSRRRPCGSPHSRGPCGCLVFSPPETGYCQLLPPGEYTCRFEAQGFRWELYQVVKVPLQATDVARLPDQLSISCATSPGFQLSCCLPSTHLVYTASWSPAEGNKASLVNTPGSWCLVLTVQRCPAADTTYTCELQSPGLTPLRVPISVTIIQDGDATCPEDSSAVAWNVTKAGHVAQAPCPVNRTGVVKRTCGPDGSWEPIHGGCTDTGVLALFHRAWLLRAGQGWPAVEAPQILAELSEQAMVVSSPSDLLALLGTISFLAKVVVDARIQLNRSALEALLKTTDKVLDLDTSSLWIPAQAQKPSTGSDLLLAVETLARSLCPQDHPFSFSLQNVRLQTQLLGPFPADYRVSFRTQPPLRAHIPRCSLAPLGRNGTNVSITSLVLQKLDRLLPSSYGQGLGDSVYATPGLVLAISVMAGGQAFDQGEVIMDFGGTGSTPHCVFWDHSLFRGKGGWSDEGCQAQTARASPTTRCVCRHLTAFSVLTSPNTVPENLTLERLSQVGLGASIVALLVCLGVYRLVWRVVVQSKVAYLRHTALLNVVLCLLAADACFLGAPLLPPGPRSPLCLAAAFLCHFLYLATFFWMLAQALMLAHQLLFVFDQLSQCRVLSLMVVLGYVCPMGFAGAALALYLPRGQYLREGACWLSGKGGALYTFVGPVLAIVGVNGLVLAMAVRKLLRPSPSEGPQAERRQALLAVIKALLVLTPIFGLTWGLGLATLLEEVSTVPHYIFTILNTTQGVFILLFGCLMDKKVREALLKRFCRSQPPNSTISLVSYWLQILSSPTKGSDAAVPQPSREETGTARG, encoded by the exons ATGACTCAGGCTAGTCCCCGAGTTGCTTGGGGAAGAAGGTGTCCCTGGAAGAAATGTGGGGTCAGCCCCCTCTCAGAGGTCTCTCCTCGTGCTCTGTTCCAGGGACAGAGTCAGGCTGGAGGGGAATCGGGGCAGCAACTGAACCAAAAGAGTGGAGCAGGTG AATCAGTCTTGGTCTCAGTCTATGTACAGCTGGACTTTTCAAATCAGACCTGGCCATTGACACTCTCCAGGATCCTGACTCCCCCCTTTGCCTCGGCCTTCTCTCCCCCAGCAACTCTCGCTGGCCTCGGCCTCACCACAG aGTGTAATGTCCATCACGATGGCCGCACCTACTGTGCCTGCCTCCCTGGGTGCCAGTGGAACGCCAGCGTCTGCTCCCGTCGCCGTCCCTGCGGGAGTCCCCACAGCCGCGGGCCCTGTGGCTGTCTGGTCTTCAGCCCTCCTGAAACCGGGTACTGCCAGCTGCTGCCACCTG GTGAGTACACGTGCCGCTTCGAAGCTCAGGGATTCAGGTGGGAGCTGTACCAGGTGGTGAAGGTGCCCCTGCAGGCGACAGACGTGGCCCGGCTTCCAGACCAGCTCTCCATCTCCTGCGCCACCAGCCCCGGTTTCCAGCTGAGCTGCTGCCTCCCCAGCACACACCTGGTCTACACGGCTTCCTGGAGCCCCGCAGAGGGCAACAAAG CCTCCTTAGTCAACACGCCAGGCTCCTGGTGCCTCGTGCTGACCGTTCAGCGCTGCCCTGCCGCTGACACCACGTATACTTGTGAGCTGCAGAGCCCAGGACTGACCCCTCTCAGGGTCCCCATCTCTGTCACCATCATCCAGG ACGGAGATGCCACCTGCCCTGAGGACTCCTCAGCTGTTGCCTGGAATGTCACCAAGGCTGGCCACGTGGCACAGGCCCCGTGTCCAGTGAACAGGACAGGTGTGGTGAAGCGGACCTGCGGGCCTGATGGCAGTTGGGAGCCCATCCACGGCGGCTGCACGGACACAGGGGTCCTGGCCTTGTTTCACAGAGCCTGG CTGCTGCGGGCAGGCCAGGGCTGGCCTGCTGTGGAGGCGCCACAGATCCTGGCTGAGCTGTCGGAGCAGGCGATGGTGGTGAGCTCGCCCTCTGACTTATTGGCACTGCTGGGCACCATATCCTTCCTGGCCAAGGTGGTGGTGGATGCCAGAATACAGCTTAACCGCAGCGCCCTGGAG GCTCTCCTGAAAACCACAGACAAGGTCCTAGACCTGGACACCAGCTCTCTGTGGATCCCAGCCCAGGCCCAGAAGCCCTCGACAGGCTCAGATCTCCTGCTGGCTGTGGAGACCCTGGCACGCAGTCTGTGCCCTCAGGATCACCCCTTCTCCTTCAGCTTGCAAAACGTGCGGCTGCAGACCCAGCTGCTTGGGCCGTTTCCCGCTGACTACAGAGTCTCCTTCCGCACTCAGCCCCCACTGCGGGCCCACATTCCCAGGTGCTCCCTGGCCCCGCTGGGCCGTAACGGCACCAACGTCAGTATTACTAGCCTGGTGCTGCAGAAACTGGACCGCCTTCTGCCCTCAAGCTacgggcaggggctgggggactcCGTCTATGCCACTCCCGGCCTGGTCCTCGCCATCTCCGTCATGGCAGGTGGGCAGGCCTTCGACCAGGGAGAAGTCATCATGGACTTCGGGGGCACGGGTAGCACTCCGCACTGTGTCTTCTGGGACCACAGCCTCTTCCGGGGCAAGGGGGGCTGGTCGGACGAAGGGTGCCAGGCGCAGACAGCTCGTGCCAGCCCCACCACCCGGTGCGTCTGTCGGCACCTCACCGCCTTCTCCGTCCTCACGTCCCCAAACACTGTTCCGGAAAACCTCACCCTGGAGCGGCTGAGTCAGGTGGGCTTGGGGGCCTCCATCGTGGCACTGCTTGTGTGCCTAGGTGTGTACAGGCTGGTTTGGAGAGTGGTGGTACAGAGCAAAGTCGCCTACTTACGCCACACGGCCCTGCTCAACGTGGTGCTCTGCCTTTTGGCTGCAGACGCCTGCTTCCTGGGAGCCCCACTGCTTCCTCCGGGGCCCCGAAGCCCGCTCTGCCTGGCCGCTGCTTTCCTCTGTCATTTCCTCTACCTGGCCACCTTTTTCTGGATGCTGGCTCAGGCCCTGATGCTGGCCCACCAGCTGCTCTTCGTCTTCGATCAGCTGTCCCAGTGCCGAGTACTCTCCCTGATGGTGGTCCTCGGCTACGTGTGCCCGATGGGGTTTGCAGGTGCCGCCCTGGCCCTCTACCTACCCCGAGGGCAATACCTGAGGGAGGGGGCGTGCTGGTTaagtgggaagggaggggcgCTCTACACCTTCGTGGGGCCAGTGCTGGCCATAGTGGGCGTGAACGGGCTGGTACTCGCCATGGCCGTGCGGAAACTCCTGAGGCCTTCGCCGTCAGAGGGGCCCCAGGCGGAGAGGCGCCAAGCCCTTCTGGCGGTGATCAAAGCCCTGCTCGTTCTCACGCCCATCTTCGGCCTCACCTGGGGGCTGGGCCTGGCCACCCTGCTGGAGGAAGTCTCCACAGTGCCTCACTACATCTTCACGATTCTCAACACCACCCAG GGTGTCTTCATCTTACTGTTTGGTTGCCTCATGGACAAGAAG GTACGAGAAGCTTTACTCAAACGCTTCTGCCGCTCCCAGCCCCCCAACTCCACCATCTCCCTGGTGAGTTATTGGCTTCAAATTCTCAGTTCTCCCACTAAGGGGTCAGACGCAGCCGTTCCACAGCCTTCCCGAGAGGAGACAGGCACAGCTAGAGGCTGA